In Pseudorca crassidens isolate mPseCra1 chromosome 16, mPseCra1.hap1, whole genome shotgun sequence, one DNA window encodes the following:
- the CH25H gene encoding cholesterol 25-hydroxylase, translating into MSSRNGSELHVLCSSGQLFLQPLWDRLRTWEALIQSPFFPVFFSITTYVGFCLPFVVLDVLCPWVPALRRYKIHPDFSPSAWQQLPCLGQTLYQHVVFVFPMTLLHWAASPALLPPEAPELLQLVRHVVLCLLLFDTEFFVWHVLHHKVPWLYRTFHKMHHQNSAPFALATQYMSVGELLSLGFFDMMNVLLLQCHPLTVLTFHVVNIWLSVEDHSGYDFPWSTHKLVPFGWYGGVEHHDLHHSQFTCNFAPYFTHWDKILGTLRSARAK; encoded by the coding sequence ATGAGCAGCCGCAACGGCTCCGAGCTCCACGTCCTCTGCAGCTCCGGCCAGCTGTTCTTGCAGCCCCTCTGGGACCGCCTCAGGACCTGGGAGGCCCTCATCCAGTCGCCCTTCTTCCCCGTCTTCTTCTCCATCACCACCTACGTGGGCTTCTGCCTGCCCTTCGTGGTGCTGGACGTCCTGTGCCCCTGGGTGCCCGCGCTACGGCGCTACAAGATCCACCCGGACTTCTCGCCGTCGGCTTGGCAGCAGCTGCCCTGTCTGGGGCAGACGCTCTACCAGCACGTGGTGTTCGTGTTCCCCATGACACTGCTGCACTGGGCGGCCAGCCCCGCCCTCCTGCCCCCCGAAGCCCCCGAGCTGCTCCAGCTGGTCCGCCACGTCGTGCTCTGCCTGCTGCTCTTCGACACCGAGTTCTTCGTGTGGCACGTGCTGCACCACAAGGTGCCCTGGCTGTACCGGACTTTCCACAAGATGCACCACCAGAACTCGGCCCCGTTCGCGCTGGCCACGCAATACATGAGCGTCGGGGAGCTGTTATCCTTGGGTTTCTTTGACATGATGAACGTCTTGCTGCTCCAGTGCCACCCGCTCACTGTCCTGACCTTCCACGTGGTCAACATCTGGCTGTCGGTGGAGGACCACTCGGGCTACGACTTCCCCTGGTCCACGCACAAACTGGTACCTTTCGGGTGGTATGGGGGCGTGGAACACCACGACCTGCATCACTCCCAGTTTACCTGCAACTTCGCCCCTTACTTCACACACTGGGACAAAATACTGGGAACTCTGCGGTCTGCTCGCGCCAAGTGA